One window from the genome of Candidatus Nitrosotenuis cloacae encodes:
- a CDS encoding RNA polymerase Rpb4 — MEQVKKSQPISLAEVKEILEKEDAEKMDQIQRWTYDYVTKFAKVDSKSAKKIKQELKKECGLTEEEAVEIVNIMPTSLAELRAFTFGWKKLILAETLEKILQIIKGNS, encoded by the coding sequence ATGGAACAGGTAAAGAAAAGTCAGCCAATCTCGCTGGCAGAGGTAAAAGAGATTCTGGAAAAAGAGGATGCTGAAAAGATGGATCAGATTCAGCGTTGGACTTATGATTATGTCACCAAGTTTGCCAAAGTTGATTCCAAGTCTGCAAAAAAGATCAAGCAAGAGCTCAAAAAAGAATGCGGATTAACAGAGGAAGAGGCAGTAGAAATTGTGAACATAATGCCGACCTCACTTGCTGAGCTTCGCGCATTCACATTCGGATGGAAGAAACTGATTCTGGCCGAAACACTGGAAAAAATCCTGCAAATTATCAAGGGGAACTCTTAG
- a CDS encoding DUF655 domain-containing protein, translated as MERSASPPRKYEEYAYVLDYVTRGKSNTVRGREGIIITAIGEDRLTLLEVLGMPNTAFEIGERIYIGKEGRTKILSVLGKLEFNKISAAAQSELQNVVNTIVRSNEKRFVDYINHAQPLTPRIHALELIPGIGKTYMKSILDEREKQPFVDFNDLQNRVGLKEPIKQITDRIMDEITGEVKVTLFVKK; from the coding sequence TTGGAAAGAAGTGCTAGTCCACCACGTAAGTATGAAGAATATGCATATGTTCTTGATTATGTTACGCGTGGAAAATCAAACACAGTTCGAGGACGAGAGGGTATCATAATTACTGCAATAGGAGAGGACCGACTTACCCTGCTTGAGGTGTTGGGAATGCCAAACACAGCCTTTGAGATTGGCGAGAGAATTTACATCGGAAAGGAGGGAAGAACCAAGATACTCTCAGTACTTGGAAAACTAGAGTTTAACAAAATATCTGCTGCAGCCCAGTCTGAGCTACAGAATGTGGTCAACACCATAGTGAGGAGCAATGAGAAGCGATTCGTCGACTACATCAACCATGCACAGCCGCTGACTCCGAGAATTCACGCGCTGGAGCTGATTCCTGGGATCGGAAAGACGTACATGAAGTCCATTCTGGATGAGCGAGAAAAGCAGCCGTTTGTTGACTTCAACGACTTGCAGAACCGCGTGGGACTCAAGGAGCCAATCAAGCAGATAACTGACAGGATAATGGATGAGATCACAGGCGAAGTAAAGGTAACGCTCTTTGTCAAAAAGTAA
- a CDS encoding ribosomal RNA small subunit methyltransferase A produces MSKSKRQRLGQHFLKSQNIAKFIVESAGITKKDTVLEVGTGPGILVPLLCERAKSVVSVEADLGLYSEAETKFSRLTNLTLLHGDGFDSSVEFSVFVSNLPYSESRNALEWLAQKKFSRAVIMVQKEFADKLLSMEDKAMRAISVIANHAFEIERLMSVGRNNFAPPPRVDSAILRLEQKNVFSAELVRSVNCLFSYRRKTVGNIAKKFGKEIRSDKRLEELSGGEIIELAKKFI; encoded by the coding sequence TTGTCAAAAAGTAAGCGGCAACGACTCGGACAACACTTTCTCAAATCACAAAACATTGCAAAATTCATCGTAGAGTCTGCTGGCATAACAAAGAAGGACACGGTGCTTGAGGTGGGTACGGGGCCGGGGATTCTAGTTCCTCTTCTATGCGAGAGGGCAAAGTCGGTAGTGTCAGTGGAGGCGGACTTGGGTCTGTATTCTGAGGCAGAAACCAAGTTTTCCAGGCTAACTAATCTGACACTGCTCCACGGGGACGGCTTTGACTCAAGCGTAGAGTTTTCAGTGTTTGTGTCAAATCTGCCCTATTCTGAGAGCAGGAACGCGCTGGAATGGCTTGCTCAAAAAAAGTTTTCTCGGGCAGTAATAATGGTGCAAAAAGAGTTTGCTGACAAGCTTCTTTCCATGGAGGACAAGGCAATGCGCGCGATATCCGTGATTGCAAACCATGCCTTTGAGATTGAGCGCCTAATGTCTGTGGGCAGGAACAACTTTGCGCCCCCACCGCGCGTCGACTCGGCAATCTTGCGGCTGGAGCAGAAAAACGTCTTTTCTGCAGAACTTGTACGGTCAGTCAACTGTCTCTTCTCGTACAGGAGGAAGACGGTAGGCAACATAGCAAAGAAATTTGGAAAGGAGATACGATCCGATAAAAGGCTCGAGGAGCTGAGTGGAGGCGAGATAATTGAGCTTGCAAAAAAATTCATCTGA
- a CDS encoding HemK2/MTQ2 family protein methyltransferase, producing MQKNSSDAYVPAEDTFFFEDHIIRETGHSALEIGTGSGYLARVLEKNFEIVVATDINYASLKDAHMGNAVCCDGASALGCKFDLVICNLPYLPSDEIADRTTDGGPEGLLVPMRIVASAMPHVKQGGKMLLLTSSLANYEKLIVEMEMNGFSVKILAKKNLFFEDLVLLSATLL from the coding sequence TTGCAAAAAAATTCATCTGATGCGTATGTTCCTGCGGAAGACACGTTCTTCTTTGAGGATCACATAATACGGGAGACTGGTCATTCCGCGCTTGAGATAGGGACCGGGTCTGGCTACCTTGCAAGGGTTCTTGAGAAGAACTTTGAGATTGTGGTTGCAACCGACATTAACTATGCCTCGCTAAAGGACGCTCACATGGGCAACGCGGTGTGCTGTGACGGTGCAAGCGCGCTTGGGTGCAAGTTTGACCTGGTGATATGCAATCTACCGTATCTTCCGTCAGATGAAATTGCGGACAGGACGACTGACGGTGGGCCGGAGGGGCTCTTGGTTCCAATGAGGATAGTTGCATCCGCAATGCCGCATGTAAAGCAAGGCGGCAAGATGCTCTTGCTTACCTCGTCTCTTGCAAACTATGAAAAACTGATAGTTGAGATGGAGATGAACGGGTTCTCAGTCAAAATACTGGCAAAAAAGAACCTGTTCTTTGAGGATCTTGTTCTGCTGAGTGCGACATTGCTTTAG
- a CDS encoding isocitrate/isopropylmalate dehydrogenase family protein — MGKKATIIMGDGIGPEVVDSMIRVLKECNTQTELILSDAGSEQWQRNGEKDPTYIPEATMKLLETTDACFKGPTTTIPKPGAPRSVAVTLRQKFELYSNIRPIKTYKRVTPNHDLDFVCFREATEGLYTGIEVQLTEDAAIAIRKITRHGCRRFANSAVEWARKYNMKKFVAITKRNILKVTDGIFLDEIQTAAQKVPGLEVQELYIDNMMQQLVVNPSQFNGSVLASTNLFMDIVSELASGIIGSIGLVYSSNMGDNYAMFEAAHGSAPSFKGQNKVNPTAAVLSGAWMAEYLGESHIKDAVFAATEQVINEGKYVTFDIGGNSTTTQMTDAIISVAKTKLRR, encoded by the coding sequence TTGGGCAAAAAGGCAACCATCATCATGGGAGACGGCATAGGTCCCGAGGTAGTTGACTCGATGATCAGAGTCCTAAAAGAATGCAACACGCAGACAGAACTCATTTTGTCTGACGCAGGATCTGAGCAGTGGCAGAGAAACGGGGAAAAAGACCCAACTTACATTCCGGAAGCCACGATGAAGCTGCTAGAGACCACCGATGCGTGCTTTAAGGGCCCGACTACCACCATACCAAAGCCTGGCGCTCCAAGAAGCGTGGCAGTCACATTGCGCCAGAAATTCGAATTATACTCTAACATAAGACCAATCAAGACGTACAAGCGGGTCACGCCAAACCACGACTTGGACTTTGTCTGCTTCAGGGAGGCAACAGAGGGCCTCTACACAGGAATCGAGGTGCAGCTCACAGAAGATGCGGCAATTGCAATACGCAAGATAACAAGGCACGGGTGCAGAAGGTTTGCAAACTCTGCGGTAGAATGGGCAAGAAAGTACAACATGAAAAAATTTGTAGCCATAACAAAGCGAAACATACTCAAGGTAACAGACGGAATATTCCTAGACGAGATCCAGACTGCAGCGCAAAAGGTGCCAGGCCTTGAGGTCCAGGAACTATACATTGACAACATGATGCAGCAACTGGTGGTAAACCCGTCCCAGTTCAACGGATCCGTCCTTGCAAGCACCAACCTGTTCATGGATATAGTGTCAGAACTGGCATCGGGAATAATCGGCTCAATTGGGCTGGTGTACTCTTCAAACATGGGAGACAACTATGCAATGTTTGAGGCAGCGCACGGAAGCGCCCCGTCGTTTAAGGGCCAGAACAAGGTAAACCCGACTGCAGCAGTACTCTCAGGCGCATGGATGGCAGAGTACCTTGGAGAGTCGCACATCAAGGACGCAGTGTTTGCAGCAACAGAGCAGGTAATCAACGAGGGAAAGTATGTCACATTTGACATCGGCGGAAACTCTACTACCACGCAAATGACGGACGCCATAATTTCCGTGGCAAAAACAAAACTGCGAAGATAG
- a CDS encoding metallophosphoesterase family protein, with protein sequence MIIVQLSDIHVGSQFQESVFEKVISEVNALKPDAVIVTGDLTNEGLAKEYEKAKHLLSRLETKKIIAMSGNHDYRNTGYLLFKKHFPFEAVNELGNDVVVVTIGTARPDRDEGEVGYRQNLWLERTMKKYANKIKILAMHHHLIGIPDTGSARVEVIDAGDVLRTILATKVNLVLCGHKHRPWIWNFKDLSVVNAGTASSERVRGLFENTYNIITIKNRKIAVDLKIVGGKRMRLESIVENYARSEE encoded by the coding sequence ATGATAATAGTGCAGCTCTCAGACATTCATGTGGGCTCGCAGTTCCAAGAGTCTGTCTTTGAGAAGGTGATCTCCGAGGTAAACGCGCTAAAGCCGGACGCAGTCATAGTTACGGGCGACCTCACAAACGAGGGCCTTGCCAAGGAGTACGAGAAGGCAAAGCATCTTCTCTCGCGGCTGGAGACAAAGAAGATAATTGCAATGTCTGGCAATCACGATTACAGAAACACCGGCTACCTGCTGTTCAAAAAACACTTTCCATTTGAGGCAGTAAACGAGCTTGGAAACGACGTAGTGGTAGTCACAATTGGCACTGCAAGGCCGGACAGGGACGAAGGCGAGGTGGGATACAGGCAGAATCTGTGGCTTGAGAGGACCATGAAAAAATATGCAAACAAGATAAAGATTCTGGCAATGCACCACCATCTGATTGGTATTCCAGATACTGGCTCTGCCAGAGTCGAGGTAATAGACGCAGGCGACGTTCTAAGAACAATACTTGCGACAAAGGTGAACCTTGTGCTGTGCGGCCACAAGCACAGGCCGTGGATCTGGAACTTTAAGGACCTCTCAGTTGTCAACGCAGGAACTGCTTCGTCTGAACGGGTCAGAGGACTGTTTGAGAACACCTACAACATCATTACAATCAAGAATCGAAAAATCGCAGTCGACCTAAAGATTGTGGGTGGCAAGAGAATGCGCCTTGAAAGCATAGTTGAAAATTACGCAAGATCCGAAGAGTGA
- a CDS encoding TOPRIM nucleotidyl transferase/hydrolase domain-containing protein produces MELMDPDRFIRFLEEYGIRIRKERLESLEEEGLLQPIVRFVVPKQVRRKGGGMMTGTDVMQWYYKHTKFIEFPKKGDYQPWKKFASNYKKGDHYEKKIFYYHPFQLLQVENILKYQKFYFYYKESYTDKHLQRILQNIKLDKKHRKKTFHISPLSQPDKIGFLMLLEEAYRFQAFGGMSIPMNMDGKRNSFEKWIKWRKTKFSAQKLLEQSRLTIDEVKWLYDWFARSSIMMDPLERWYDLTRIMKTSVLQKLKGDALKAQLYYDIVRMIAMFLFDLGHKVEEPDLQFDEMKGKWKNEIYGVPEFNYSSKQTQRGIIRYFTRKTNTVAFVLVEGNTEVKIIEKIFEKLDIDPVDDGYNIINYDGLANLTPIKLRSIIQMSNADNIPIFIIADNECNAKDKIQKIKNSVVSKFDYEIWNKSFEEDNFGIDKVLKLINKYLEKHKERISKNDIKTKIKTNSLIRAVELAYREKYYGDIFVKIPSKPDLALELIRNRLRKISRGKKIGKELPIEQSLHRMFRFVATYEPA; encoded by the coding sequence ATGGAATTAATGGATCCAGATCGATTTATCAGGTTTTTAGAAGAGTATGGAATACGCATAAGAAAAGAACGCTTAGAATCGCTTGAAGAAGAAGGGCTTTTACAACCCATCGTTCGTTTTGTGGTTCCAAAACAAGTAAGACGAAAAGGTGGAGGAATGATGACTGGAACCGATGTTATGCAATGGTACTACAAGCATACCAAATTTATCGAATTTCCTAAGAAAGGTGATTATCAGCCTTGGAAAAAATTTGCTAGTAATTACAAAAAAGGTGATCATTATGAGAAGAAAATATTCTACTATCACCCATTCCAATTGTTACAAGTTGAAAATATTCTAAAATATCAAAAATTCTATTTTTACTACAAGGAATCATATACAGATAAACACCTTCAACGAATTCTACAAAATATCAAACTAGATAAAAAACATAGAAAAAAAACATTTCACATATCTCCTCTTAGTCAACCGGATAAGATTGGTTTCTTGATGTTACTTGAAGAAGCATATCGATTCCAAGCATTTGGAGGAATGTCCATACCAATGAATATGGACGGTAAAAGAAATTCGTTTGAAAAATGGATAAAATGGAGAAAAACGAAGTTCTCTGCCCAAAAATTGCTTGAGCAAAGCAGGCTCACTATCGACGAAGTCAAATGGTTGTATGACTGGTTTGCTAGATCTTCCATCATGATGGATCCGTTAGAAAGATGGTATGATCTAACTCGAATCATGAAGACATCTGTTCTACAAAAACTGAAAGGTGATGCCTTGAAAGCCCAACTATACTACGACATTGTCAGAATGATTGCAATGTTTTTGTTTGATTTGGGACATAAAGTGGAAGAACCAGATCTACAATTTGATGAAATGAAAGGGAAATGGAAAAATGAGATCTATGGAGTTCCTGAATTTAACTATTCGTCAAAACAGACACAAAGAGGAATAATAAGATATTTTACTCGAAAAACTAATACTGTCGCATTTGTCCTAGTGGAAGGTAACACTGAAGTAAAAATCATAGAGAAGATTTTTGAAAAACTGGATATAGATCCAGTGGATGATGGATACAATATTATTAATTATGATGGTCTTGCAAATCTCACTCCAATTAAACTACGCTCAATAATACAGATGTCTAACGCAGATAACATTCCGATTTTCATAATTGCAGATAATGAATGTAATGCCAAGGATAAAATACAAAAAATCAAAAATTCAGTTGTATCAAAGTTTGATTATGAGATATGGAATAAAAGCTTTGAAGAGGATAATTTCGGTATTGATAAGGTTTTGAAATTGATTAACAAATATTTAGAAAAACATAAGGAGAGAATATCAAAAAATGATATCAAAACTAAGATTAAGACTAATTCGCTAATTCGTGCCGTCGAATTGGCATATCGCGAAAAATATTATGGTGATATCTTTGTCAAAATACCCTCTAAACCCGATTTAGCGTTGGAATTGATTAGGAATAGATTAAGAAAAATATCACGTGGTAAAAAAATTGGCAAAGAATTACCAATAGAGCAATCGCTTCATAGGATGTTCAGATTTGTTGCAACGTATGAACCAGCCTAA